One window from the genome of Oceanisphaera sp. IT1-181 encodes:
- a CDS encoding DUF3565 domain-containing protein, with the protein MDKLFAAQRAHLNRRMMKQAIVGFQQDDEQHWVAELKCGHLQHVRHQPPFINRPWVMTQAGRTAMLGCLLACKHCEQADSTLV; encoded by the coding sequence ATGGATAAGCTGTTTGCGGCACAACGCGCACATTTAAATAGGCGGATGATGAAACAAGCGATAGTGGGTTTCCAACAAGACGACGAGCAGCACTGGGTGGCCGAGTTAAAATGCGGTCACCTGCAGCATGTACGTCATCAGCCGCCTTTTATTAATCGACCTTGGGTGATGACGCAAGCAGGGCGCACCGCCATGCTTGGCTGTTTATTAGCCTGTAAACATTGCGAGCAAGCTGATTCTACTTTGGTTTAA
- the recC gene encoding exodeoxyribonuclease V subunit gamma, producing the protein MQDNNALAPGLMVVHGNQLESLRELAVAWMRRHPLAPLENEIILVQSNGIAQWLKLALAERRSGGIAAAMQVDLPARFLWQTYRSVLGSDTIPKLSPLDKAPLTWRLMRLLPQLLDDERFAPLSRFLQSDEDGRKRYQLAERLADLFDQYQVYRADWLGGWEQGRDQIITARGKAEPLDSVALWQPALWRALLDDVGHDQVAGSRAGVHPRFVAALQAATEAPKGLPRRVIVFGISSLPAQTLEALAAVARFSQVLLCVHNPCQHHWGDIVPDQDLLRHQYRRHARKAGQPAELSDHDLHQHAHPLLASWGKQGRDYINLLDSMDEPDSYRERFAAMGNRIDIFAEGDTSHLLAQLQDDLLNLRPLSETQACWPALDESAASIRFHIGHSAQREVEILHDQLLEYFSTDDTLRPRDIIVMVPDVNLYAPHIQAVFGQYHREDPRYIPFTLADQGSRGTDPLLIALEQLLRLPDNRQTVSEVLDLLEVPALRQRFGISEADVPTLHRWIEGAGIRWGLDAQRRAALGLPADMEQNTWRFGLRRMLLGYAVGSGEACLGIEPYDEIGGLEAALIGPLVRLLDTLDIWHQRLSLSHLPSDWGQALHQLLNDFFLTDTDAEHTLLTNLTETLEDWQQLCASVNLEEILPLNVVREAWLSALDQGRLSQRFMAGAVNFCTLMPMRAIPFRMVCLLGMNDGDYPRTVTALDFDLMATDYRPGDRSRREDDRYLLLEALLSARDRLYISWVGRSIRDNSERPPSVLVGQLRDHIAAGWRWHTDADATGSLLTHSESRLLANLTTEHPLQPFSAQYFNETGPLFSYASEWAGLYRQVSPVAERDLAPLLAADEPPLVRELEQLQNFLRDPVGHFFTQRLKVYLGEECSPQLDEEPFSLDGLEMYVLKQQLLEQACDATDIEQALRMAATRQSGQGSLPLAGFGIELQEKLLAPLPEQIQRYQQLAQQWPNPLSSPLALQFEQAGIALQGWLGGLYQHGQGFARLELQPGNLVHKKVPKWHRLLRPLVSQVVAAASGISLTTWLVGEDVTLEFSPLSQDEAQVILGEWLSAWRAGLEAPLPVALQTAMVWLDKTDEAKARTKYEGDDFFGGGECQQNAALARQYPNFDALIANGEFATWSERLYRPLLNHQPQSLSAEKTS; encoded by the coding sequence ATGCAGGATAATAACGCGCTGGCGCCGGGGCTTATGGTGGTGCACGGTAATCAGTTGGAATCGCTACGAGAGCTGGCCGTGGCGTGGATGCGCCGTCATCCGCTGGCTCCCTTAGAAAACGAAATTATCTTGGTGCAAAGTAATGGCATCGCCCAGTGGTTAAAGCTCGCCTTGGCCGAACGGCGCAGTGGCGGTATTGCCGCGGCCATGCAGGTGGACTTGCCGGCGCGTTTTTTATGGCAAACTTATCGCAGTGTGCTAGGTAGCGACACCATTCCTAAGCTGTCTCCGCTGGATAAGGCACCGCTGACCTGGCGCTTAATGCGTTTATTACCACAGCTATTAGATGATGAGCGTTTTGCGCCCTTAAGCCGATTTTTACAAAGCGATGAAGATGGCCGTAAGCGTTATCAGTTGGCCGAGCGTTTAGCGGACTTATTTGACCAATACCAAGTGTATCGCGCCGATTGGCTGGGGGGGTGGGAGCAGGGCCGGGACCAAATCATCACCGCCCGTGGCAAAGCTGAGCCCCTAGACAGCGTTGCCTTGTGGCAACCGGCGCTGTGGCGCGCCTTGCTTGATGATGTGGGCCACGACCAAGTGGCCGGCAGCCGCGCTGGTGTGCATCCGCGTTTTGTGGCGGCGTTGCAAGCGGCGACTGAGGCGCCCAAAGGTTTGCCACGGCGGGTGATCGTATTTGGTATCTCGTCTTTGCCGGCACAAACCCTGGAAGCGCTGGCCGCTGTCGCGCGCTTTAGTCAGGTGTTGTTGTGCGTGCATAACCCTTGCCAGCACCACTGGGGCGACATAGTGCCGGATCAAGACTTGCTGCGGCACCAATATCGTCGCCATGCCCGCAAGGCAGGCCAGCCCGCTGAGCTAAGTGACCATGATTTGCATCAGCATGCGCATCCCTTGTTGGCCTCGTGGGGTAAGCAAGGGCGAGACTACATCAACTTGCTCGACAGCATGGATGAGCCCGACAGTTATCGAGAGCGCTTTGCCGCCATGGGCAATCGCATTGATATTTTTGCTGAAGGTGATACTTCGCATCTGTTGGCGCAGTTGCAAGATGACTTGCTCAATCTTAGACCCTTAAGCGAAACTCAAGCATGCTGGCCGGCGTTGGATGAAAGCGCTGCTTCCATTCGTTTTCACATTGGCCACAGTGCTCAGCGTGAAGTGGAAATTTTACACGACCAATTGCTGGAATATTTCAGCACTGACGACACCTTGCGACCGCGCGACATCATAGTGATGGTGCCAGATGTAAACCTTTATGCGCCGCATATTCAGGCGGTATTTGGCCAATATCATCGAGAAGACCCGCGCTATATTCCTTTTACCTTGGCGGATCAGGGCAGCCGTGGCACGGATCCCTTACTGATCGCCCTTGAGCAATTGTTGCGCTTGCCCGATAACCGCCAAACCGTGAGTGAAGTGCTGGACTTGTTGGAAGTGCCGGCGTTGCGTCAGCGCTTTGGCATTAGTGAGGCCGACGTACCAACCTTGCACCGCTGGATAGAAGGGGCGGGCATTCGTTGGGGACTCGACGCCCAGCGCCGTGCCGCCTTAGGTTTACCGGCCGATATGGAGCAAAATACTTGGCGCTTTGGTTTGCGCCGTATGTTGCTGGGCTATGCGGTGGGCAGCGGCGAGGCATGCTTGGGCATAGAGCCCTATGATGAAATTGGTGGCCTAGAGGCCGCCTTGATTGGCCCGTTGGTGCGCTTGCTCGACACGCTCGATATTTGGCATCAGCGGTTGTCCCTGAGTCATCTGCCCTCTGATTGGGGCCAAGCACTGCATCAATTGCTGAACGACTTTTTCCTGACGGATACAGATGCCGAACACACATTACTCACTAACCTCACCGAAACCTTAGAAGACTGGCAACAGTTGTGTGCCAGTGTAAATCTTGAGGAAATACTGCCATTAAACGTGGTGCGCGAAGCTTGGCTAAGCGCACTGGATCAAGGCCGACTCAGCCAGCGCTTTATGGCGGGTGCGGTGAATTTTTGCACCCTGATGCCGATGCGCGCCATTCCGTTTCGCATGGTGTGCTTGCTTGGTATGAACGACGGGGATTACCCGCGCACCGTGACCGCGCTGGATTTTGACTTAATGGCCACGGATTATCGACCGGGCGATCGTTCACGGCGTGAAGATGACCGTTATTTATTGCTCGAAGCGTTGCTCTCGGCGCGCGACCGCCTGTATATCAGCTGGGTGGGGCGCAGTATTCGCGATAACAGCGAGCGACCACCGTCGGTATTAGTGGGTCAATTACGTGATCATATTGCTGCGGGTTGGCGTTGGCATACGGATGCTGACGCTACGGGATCCTTGCTTACTCACAGCGAAAGCCGTTTGCTCGCTAATCTCACCACCGAGCATCCGCTACAGCCCTTTAGTGCACAGTACTTTAATGAAACGGGACCGCTATTTAGTTATGCCAGTGAGTGGGCGGGCTTATATCGTCAAGTGAGCCCAGTGGCCGAGCGGGATTTGGCACCTTTATTGGCCGCAGATGAACCACCATTGGTGCGCGAGCTGGAGCAACTGCAAAACTTTCTACGAGATCCGGTCGGTCACTTTTTTACGCAACGCCTGAAGGTCTATCTGGGTGAAGAGTGCTCGCCGCAATTAGATGAAGAGCCCTTTAGCCTAGATGGGCTAGAGATGTATGTGTTAAAGCAACAGTTGCTTGAGCAAGCCTGTGACGCTACCGATATCGAGCAAGCCTTGCGCATGGCGGCTACCCGTCAAAGCGGGCAGGGCAGCTTGCCGCTGGCGGGCTTTGGTATTGAATTACAAGAAAAGCTGCTGGCGCCATTGCCTGAGCAAATACAGCGCTATCAGCAATTAGCGCAGCAATGGCCCAACCCCTTAAGCTCGCCGTTAGCTTTGCAGTTTGAACAGGCGGGCATCGCGTTACAAGGTTGGCTGGGTGGACTGTATCAGCATGGGCAAGGGTTCGCCCGTCTTGAATTGCAGCCCGGTAATTTAGTGCATAAAAAAGTGCCAAAGTGGCACCGGTTGTTGCGGCCATTAGTCAGCCAAGTGGTGGCAGCCGCATCTGGCATTAGCTTAACCACTTGGTTGGTGGGGGAAGACGTAACCTTGGAGTTTTCGCCCCTTAGCCAAGATGAAGCGCAAGTTATTTTAGGTGAGTGGCTGAGTGCGTGGCGTGCAGGGTTAGAGGCGCCGTTGCCGGTGGCCTTGCAAACCGCCATGGTGTGGCTCGACAAAACAGACGAAGCTAAAGCCCGCACTAAATATGAAGGCGACGACTTTTTTGGTGGCGGCGAGTGTCAACAAAATGCCGCCTTGGCCCGTCAGTACCCCAACTTTGATGCATTAATCGCCAATGGGGAGTTTGCCACTTGGAGTGAGCGTTTATATCGCCCCTTGCTCAACCATCAACCCCAATCTTTGAGCGCGGAGAAAACGTCATGA
- a CDS encoding DUF1294 domain-containing protein: MKATQYFALLYLLVVALITALAWLPIGFFSAHFFGFAASYLSGVLLLSALTYGLYAKDKRAARLDQRRTPEQTLHWLALLGGWPGALLAQAKLRHKTQKQPFKTLLWLTIIGHLVAVALLLRFI; the protein is encoded by the coding sequence ATGAAAGCAACCCAGTATTTTGCGCTGCTTTATCTATTAGTGGTGGCGCTAATCACGGCGTTGGCCTGGTTACCCATTGGCTTTTTTAGTGCACATTTTTTTGGCTTTGCGGCCAGTTATTTAAGTGGAGTATTGCTGTTAAGTGCGCTGACCTATGGCCTTTATGCTAAAGACAAACGGGCGGCGCGCCTTGATCAGAGACGTACACCTGAGCAAACCTTGCACTGGTTGGCTTTGCTTGGCGGTTGGCCGGGCGCACTGCTGGCTCAAGCGAAGTTACGCCACAAAACGCAAAAACAACCCTTTAAAACGCTGCTTTGGCTGACCATAATCGGGCATCTGGTCGCGGTTGCGTTATTATTAAGATTCATTTGA
- the recB gene encoding exodeoxyribonuclease V subunit beta, which produces MNAPQPHTLRPLALRFALHGSRLIEASAGTGKTFTISALYLRLVLGHGGEAAFHRELLPPEILVVTFTEAATRELRDRIRARLVEAARVFRGELLGDDLLKEFKRDFAEDLWSACARRLDIAAQWMDEAAVSTIHGWCQRMLREHAFDSGSLFTQTLETDHSELKALVVRDYWRQQCYPLNNEALDWVIEHWKTPDTLLKAIQPLLNNTGLATAKATLSLAQLLEENLQQKAHALAALKAPWVIWLDEIDRILHTGIAQKAVHGKWLQAKRTDDWLAKIRDWRDGDAVELDLTDAAWARLCSAGIVEAWKMGDAPHHGAFVAMDTLREQLEGLDAPFEAARRHAGVWVSQRFDEEKRRRAEMGFDDMLSRLYEALHGENGDRLAQVIRTQFPVAMIDEFQDTDPQQYRIFDRIYQLTELKHAESESGDANLLSTEQTATTGLFLIGDPKQAIYAFRGADIHTYLSAKHATHGRHESLDTNFRSSRSMVNAVNRLFLLAEQRQAGEGESGQGAFLFRDGSDNPLPFMPVQAKGRAEHWCVRRTSDAALIPQPALTFWQAEQDEPLSGGAYRAQMAASAASEITELLNLGQHNRAGFKDGEQLTPVKPSDIAVLVRNFTEAQAIRTELAALGVRSVYLSDKDSIFNSQEALDLMLWLRACAEPEQDRLLRAALASRTLGLTLYELEQLNQDERNWERRVMQFRDYRSRWRRQGVLPMLHQLLHDFGLPSRLVQRSDGERALTNILHLAELLQQAAANLDGEQALTRYLSERVLGEGDTNDEQVLRLESDAALVRVVTIHKAKGLEYPLVFLPFICAFRDTKSNEPVKVHDGDHNQLVLSPNAAQLEQADQARLAEDLRLLYVALTRSRHACWLGMADLKGRSKGSILHRSAIGHLLGGGAVLTRSSDLTDWLSPLAEVDVEANEIVQVTAPEPSGLKLQDLSEIQAEPVWRKPQRRAAEHWWIASYSALRTGAINQEKAAHLKPEHLKPEDLKPEHRYEDLSPENAAAASIADDEQETVLMPAATSLVDASLHGFPRGPNPGTFLHGLLELAAAESFNGESLALTEQIARRCELRGLNDWAEPLTVWLGQLLRTPLAGTGLLSGSGLNESEPAPPQLPVCLNALTTYQPELEFWLEASQVNVRVLDSLVQKAVLPHIVRAELLPDTLNGMFKGFIDLVFEYQGRYFVVDYKSNWLGAADEDYTQTAMIEQIVKHRYDLQYVLYLLALHRQLKLRLPDYDYDLHMGGAIYWFIRHPQGQYFERPPKALIESLDDLFNGEFDNKSNGELADGSNEEQAHV; this is translated from the coding sequence ATGAATGCCCCTCAACCCCATACTCTTCGCCCGCTGGCGCTGCGCTTTGCCTTGCACGGCAGTCGCTTAATTGAAGCCAGTGCCGGCACTGGCAAAACCTTCACTATTTCGGCGCTGTATCTGCGTTTGGTGCTGGGTCATGGGGGCGAGGCGGCGTTTCATCGGGAATTATTACCGCCAGAAATCCTAGTGGTGACCTTTACCGAGGCGGCCACTCGTGAGCTGCGAGACCGTATTCGGGCGCGCTTAGTAGAAGCGGCACGGGTATTTCGCGGTGAATTACTCGGCGATGATTTACTGAAAGAATTTAAACGTGACTTTGCCGAAGACCTGTGGTCGGCTTGTGCGCGGCGCTTAGACATTGCCGCCCAGTGGATGGACGAGGCGGCGGTGTCCACCATTCACGGCTGGTGTCAGCGCATGTTGCGCGAGCACGCCTTTGACAGTGGCAGCTTGTTTACTCAAACGTTGGAAACGGATCACAGCGAGCTAAAAGCGCTGGTGGTGCGCGATTATTGGCGCCAGCAATGTTATCCGCTTAACAATGAGGCGCTAGATTGGGTGATTGAGCACTGGAAAACGCCGGACACTTTACTGAAAGCTATCCAGCCTTTGCTGAATAACACCGGTCTTGCCACCGCCAAGGCCACACTTTCTTTAGCGCAATTACTGGAAGAAAACTTACAACAAAAAGCGCACGCCTTAGCGGCACTAAAAGCCCCTTGGGTGATATGGCTGGATGAAATAGACCGAATTCTGCACACCGGCATTGCCCAAAAAGCGGTACACGGCAAGTGGCTACAAGCTAAGCGCACCGACGACTGGTTAGCTAAAATTCGTGACTGGCGAGACGGTGACGCGGTTGAGTTGGATCTCACCGATGCGGCTTGGGCCCGCCTGTGCAGTGCGGGTATCGTTGAAGCGTGGAAAATGGGCGATGCGCCCCATCATGGCGCTTTTGTTGCCATGGACACCTTACGCGAGCAGCTTGAGGGCTTAGACGCCCCCTTTGAGGCGGCACGTCGCCACGCGGGCGTTTGGGTAAGCCAACGCTTTGATGAAGAGAAACGTCGCCGCGCGGAAATGGGCTTTGATGACATGCTGTCGCGGCTCTATGAGGCACTGCACGGCGAGAACGGTGATCGGCTAGCGCAAGTGATACGCACTCAGTTTCCGGTAGCCATGATTGATGAGTTTCAAGACACGGATCCTCAGCAGTATCGTATTTTTGACCGTATTTATCAGTTAACTGAGCTTAAGCACGCTGAGTCCGAGTCTGGCGATGCGAACTTGTTATCGACGGAGCAAACAGCTACGACTGGTTTATTTTTAATTGGTGATCCTAAGCAGGCGATTTATGCCTTTCGCGGTGCCGATATTCATACTTATTTAAGTGCCAAACACGCGACTCACGGTCGTCATGAAAGCTTGGACACAAACTTTCGCTCTTCCAGGTCTATGGTCAATGCGGTGAACCGGCTGTTTTTATTAGCCGAGCAACGTCAGGCTGGCGAGGGAGAATCAGGGCAGGGCGCCTTTTTATTTCGTGATGGCAGTGATAACCCGCTGCCCTTTATGCCAGTGCAGGCTAAAGGCCGCGCCGAGCATTGGTGCGTGCGTCGTACATCCGATGCGGCCTTAATTCCGCAGCCAGCGCTTACCTTTTGGCAAGCCGAGCAAGATGAGCCCTTATCGGGCGGTGCCTATCGGGCACAAATGGCCGCCAGTGCCGCCAGTGAAATTACTGAGTTACTTAATTTAGGCCAACACAACCGCGCCGGTTTTAAAGACGGCGAGCAGTTAACTCCCGTCAAACCCAGTGATATTGCGGTCTTGGTGCGTAACTTTACTGAGGCCCAAGCCATTCGTACTGAGCTGGCCGCCTTGGGTGTGCGCAGCGTGTATTTGTCTGATAAAGACTCCATTTTTAACAGTCAAGAAGCGCTCGATCTTATGTTGTGGCTACGCGCTTGTGCCGAGCCTGAGCAAGACCGCTTATTGCGCGCTGCCTTGGCCAGTCGCACCTTGGGGCTAACGCTGTATGAGCTCGAGCAACTCAACCAAGATGAGCGTAACTGGGAGCGGCGGGTGATGCAGTTTCGCGATTATCGCAGCCGTTGGCGTCGCCAAGGCGTGCTGCCGATGTTGCATCAATTGCTCCATGACTTTGGACTGCCCAGTCGCTTGGTACAACGCAGTGACGGTGAGCGCGCACTGACCAATATCTTGCACTTAGCCGAATTGCTGCAACAGGCCGCCGCTAATCTTGATGGCGAGCAGGCGCTGACCCGTTATTTAAGCGAGCGGGTATTGGGCGAGGGCGACACTAATGATGAACAAGTGTTGCGCTTAGAAAGTGACGCGGCCTTAGTGCGAGTGGTGACCATTCATAAGGCCAAAGGCTTGGAATATCCCTTGGTATTCTTGCCCTTTATTTGTGCCTTTCGTGATACTAAGAGCAATGAGCCGGTCAAAGTGCATGACGGCGATCATAATCAATTAGTGTTGTCGCCCAACGCCGCTCAGCTTGAACAGGCCGACCAAGCCCGCTTGGCGGAAGACTTGCGCTTATTGTATGTGGCGCTGACCCGCTCCCGTCATGCCTGTTGGCTAGGCATGGCGGATCTTAAAGGGCGCAGCAAAGGCTCAATTTTGCACCGTTCTGCCATCGGCCACCTGCTGGGTGGCGGGGCGGTCTTGACCCGTAGCTCAGACTTAACCGATTGGTTGTCGCCGTTAGCTGAAGTTGATGTTGAGGCCAATGAAATTGTGCAGGTTACCGCACCTGAGCCAAGTGGCCTAAAGCTACAAGACTTGAGCGAAATCCAAGCCGAGCCAGTCTGGCGTAAACCACAGCGACGCGCCGCCGAGCATTGGTGGATTGCTTCTTACAGTGCGCTGCGCACCGGTGCCATCAATCAAGAGAAAGCCGCGCACCTTAAACCAGAACACCTTAAACCAGAGGACCTTAAACCAGAGCACCGCTATGAAGATTTAAGTCCCGAAAATGCCGCCGCAGCCAGTATCGCGGATGACGAACAAGAAACCGTCTTGATGCCGGCTGCTACCTCCTTAGTGGACGCCAGCTTGCATGGTTTTCCACGGGGGCCTAATCCTGGCACCTTCTTACACGGTCTGTTAGAGCTGGCAGCAGCCGAGAGCTTTAACGGCGAATCTTTGGCCTTAACTGAACAAATTGCGCGTCGCTGTGAGCTGCGCGGCTTAAACGACTGGGCAGAGCCGCTAACCGTGTGGCTGGGTCAATTGCTGCGCACGCCATTAGCTGGCACTGGCTTGTTGTCGGGCTCTGGACTTAATGAAAGCGAGCCAGCGCCACCTCAGCTGCCGGTGTGCTTAAACGCGCTCACCACCTATCAGCCCGAGCTGGAATTTTGGTTAGAAGCCAGCCAAGTAAATGTGCGGGTGTTGGATAGCCTAGTGCAAAAGGCAGTGTTGCCACATATCGTCCGCGCTGAGTTATTACCCGACACCTTAAATGGCATGTTTAAAGGCTTTATCGACTTGGTATTTGAATATCAAGGCCGCTATTTTGTGGTGGATTATAAGTCCAACTGGCTGGGTGCTGCGGACGAAGACTACACGCAAACGGCGATGATTGAGCAGATAGTGAAGCACAGATACGATCTGCAATATGTGCTTTATTTATTGGCCTTGCACCGCCAATTAAAACTGCGGCTGCCGGATTATGATTACGATCTGCACATGGGCGGCGCCATCTACTGGTTTATTCGCCACCCCCAAGGCCAGTATTTTGAACGGCCACCCAAAGCGCTGATTGAGTCACTGGATGACCTATTTAACGGTGAATTTGATAACAAGAGCAACGGCGAACTTGCTGACGGATCCAATGAGGAACAGGCCCATGTTTGA
- the recD gene encoding exodeoxyribonuclease V subunit alpha has protein sequence MFEQETSVKNLSPLQDTPALFALLDTWVDKGWLRALDAALARFFAELEPEASPLLLLASALASHQLGHGHVCLDVTATLASPDFALSLPPEGDLAGVTVLPSSLLAGVTLTDWCQQLRASSLVAESSEQAHQQSATPLVLVEQRLYLRRYWRYEQTVASALSQRLALTPRLPDQLSEQLEQLFPEPLVVDGERQTDWQKLACALAVRGNFSMITGGPGTGKTTTVVRLLALLQQSAIGPTSISQTDVSQANGAQTHGGKPLRIRLAAPTGKAAARLTESIAAQVASLPVSEAVRATIPSDVTTLHRLLGSLPNSRHFRHHGANLLPLDVLVVDEASMIDLEMMACLLSALPLQARLILLGDKDQLASVEAGALLGDLCSDATAGRYAPELSRWLAEVSGESLAHPDLQAGTASAHPLAQRTLMLRYSRRFGSQSGIGQLALAVNAQDSTQARAILNAGRPDLHRLALKGEQDKALDNLLLKGRGEAQGYGHYLQLLQQTRPAQSCEPDHGAWSDWAVAVLSAFDEFRLLCALRKGPWGVAGLNERIAQLLHRRGLLSSDQGWYEGRPVLVTQNDYSLGLMNGDIGIALRVPDEPGRSVLRVVFARNDGAQGLKWVLPSRLSAIETVFAMTVHKSQGSEFAHTALILPESLNPVLTKELLYTGITRARLHFSLLESRPSVFEQAVQKRVARRSGLLNELTPQTDG, from the coding sequence ATGTTTGAACAAGAGACGAGCGTGAAAAACCTATCACCCTTACAAGACACGCCTGCGCTGTTTGCGTTGCTCGATACTTGGGTGGATAAAGGCTGGCTGCGAGCATTGGACGCCGCCTTGGCGCGCTTTTTTGCCGAGTTAGAGCCAGAAGCGTCGCCGTTGCTGTTATTAGCCAGCGCTTTGGCCAGCCATCAATTGGGCCACGGCCACGTGTGTTTAGACGTAACGGCGACCTTAGCCAGCCCAGACTTTGCGCTGTCGTTGCCGCCGGAAGGGGACTTGGCAGGGGTAACGGTACTGCCGTCTAGCTTACTGGCTGGCGTGACCTTAACCGATTGGTGCCAGCAGTTGCGCGCTAGCAGCTTAGTGGCTGAAAGTTCAGAGCAGGCCCACCAACAAAGTGCGACGCCGTTAGTGTTAGTGGAGCAACGTTTGTACTTGCGTCGTTACTGGCGCTATGAGCAAACGGTGGCGAGTGCACTCAGTCAGCGTTTAGCGCTCACACCTAGGTTGCCAGACCAGCTCAGTGAGCAGTTGGAGCAGTTATTCCCCGAGCCGTTAGTGGTGGACGGCGAGCGGCAAACTGATTGGCAAAAGCTGGCTTGTGCATTAGCGGTGCGCGGCAACTTTAGCATGATCACCGGCGGCCCCGGCACTGGCAAAACCACCACAGTGGTGCGCTTGTTGGCGCTGTTGCAGCAGTCCGCTATTGGGCCGACAAGTATTAGCCAGACAGATGTCAGTCAAGCTAATGGCGCCCAAACTCATGGTGGCAAACCGCTGCGTATTCGTTTGGCTGCCCCCACCGGCAAGGCGGCGGCGCGCCTCACCGAATCCATTGCCGCCCAAGTGGCCAGCTTACCGGTGTCTGAGGCGGTGCGGGCTACTATTCCGAGTGATGTCACCACCTTGCATCGACTGTTAGGCAGCTTGCCGAACAGTCGGCATTTTCGCCATCACGGGGCCAATCTATTACCGCTGGATGTATTAGTGGTGGATGAAGCTTCCATGATAGATCTAGAAATGATGGCGTGTTTATTATCGGCACTGCCGCTGCAGGCGCGGCTGATTTTATTGGGTGATAAAGACCAATTAGCCTCGGTAGAAGCGGGGGCACTGCTCGGGGATTTATGCAGTGATGCCACAGCAGGGCGTTACGCCCCTGAGTTAAGCCGCTGGTTGGCAGAAGTGAGCGGAGAGTCACTTGCCCATCCAGACTTGCAAGCAGGGACGGCCAGCGCCCATCCCTTGGCGCAGCGGACTTTAATGCTGCGCTATTCGCGTCGTTTTGGCAGTCAGTCCGGCATCGGCCAGTTGGCATTGGCGGTTAACGCTCAAGACTCTACACAGGCTCGCGCCATATTAAACGCAGGGCGGCCTGACTTACATCGCTTGGCGCTAAAGGGCGAGCAGGATAAGGCGCTCGATAACTTGTTGCTGAAAGGGCGAGGCGAGGCACAGGGCTATGGTCATTACCTGCAGCTGTTGCAACAAACACGGCCGGCACAGAGCTGTGAGCCCGACCATGGCGCGTGGAGCGATTGGGCGGTTGCGGTATTGAGCGCCTTTGATGAATTTCGACTGTTGTGTGCCCTGCGCAAAGGGCCGTGGGGGGTTGCGGGGCTAAACGAGCGTATTGCACAGCTTCTGCACAGACGCGGCTTGTTGAGCAGCGATCAAGGCTGGTATGAAGGACGCCCAGTATTAGTAACGCAAAATGATTACAGTTTAGGGCTAATGAACGGCGATATTGGCATCGCCCTGCGCGTGCCGGACGAGCCAGGGCGCAGCGTATTACGGGTGGTGTTTGCGCGCAACGACGGCGCACAAGGGCTGAAATGGGTGCTGCCTAGCCGCTTAAGCGCGATTGAAACCGTGTTCGCCATGACAGTACATAAGTCGCAAGGGTCTGAGTTTGCTCACACCGCTTTAATCTTACCTGAGAGCTTAAATCCGGTATTAACTAAAGAGCTGCTGTATACGGGCATTACCCGCGCGCGCTTGCACTTTAGTTTGTTAGAAAGCCGGCCTTCGGTATTTGAGCAAGCGGTACAAAAGCGCGTTGCTCGGCGCAGCGGTTTGCTTAATGAGCTTACGCCTCAAACCGACGGCTAG
- a CDS encoding mechanosensitive ion channel family protein — MNPKRFMDLFRDITSAVLIEAALVVLVAILLVWLSQKTLPWLANRLHSKRRLWVLALVPTIRIIVIAVAILWLVPMFIELTVKNTIAILSVTGLAIGFALKDYVSSIIAGIVAAYEMPYRPGDWIEVEGQYGEVKRIGMRVVEIVTPNDTVIFVPHLKLWDGLIHNANNGGASLMCVVNFYLAPDHNASEVCRVLEDVALSSPYLKLTKPVLVLAAEQPWGTHYRIKAYPMDPRQQFNFMSDLTVRGKDSLRQLPVSFARIPPEHAMDLSQAD, encoded by the coding sequence ATGAACCCAAAACGATTTATGGACTTATTTAGAGACATCACCTCCGCTGTATTAATTGAAGCCGCCTTAGTGGTGCTGGTGGCCATCTTACTGGTGTGGCTCTCACAAAAAACACTGCCTTGGTTAGCGAATAGACTGCACAGTAAACGCCGTTTATGGGTACTGGCGCTGGTGCCGACTATTCGAATCATCGTTATTGCCGTCGCCATCTTGTGGTTGGTGCCGATGTTTATTGAGCTGACCGTAAAGAACACCATAGCGATATTAAGTGTCACCGGATTGGCGATTGGTTTTGCCCTAAAAGACTACGTGAGTAGCATTATCGCCGGCATTGTCGCCGCTTATGAAATGCCGTATCGGCCCGGAGATTGGATTGAGGTAGAGGGCCAGTACGGAGAAGTAAAACGCATTGGCATGCGGGTAGTAGAGATTGTTACGCCCAACGACACCGTTATTTTTGTGCCTCACCTTAAACTCTGGGATGGTCTTATTCACAATGCTAATAATGGTGGCGCCAGCTTAATGTGTGTGGTGAACTTTTATTTAGCGCCGGATCATAACGCCAGTGAGGTGTGCCGCGTATTGGAAGACGTAGCACTGTCTAGCCCTTATCTTAAGCTGACTAAACCGGTATTGGTACTCGCCGCAGAACAACCTTGGGGCACTCATTATCGAATTAAAGCCTACCCCATGGACCCCAGACAGCAGTTTAATTTTATGTCGGATCTCACGGTGCGCGGTAAAGATAGCCTACGCCAACTTCCCGTCAGCTTTGCGCGCATCCCGCCCGAGCACGCCATGGACTTAAGCCAAGCCGACTAA